The Heteronotia binoei isolate CCM8104 ecotype False Entrance Well chromosome 14, APGP_CSIRO_Hbin_v1, whole genome shotgun sequence genome has a window encoding:
- the LOC132582790 gene encoding LOW QUALITY PROTEIN: uncharacterized protein K02A2.6-like (The sequence of the model RefSeq protein was modified relative to this genomic sequence to represent the inferred CDS: deleted 1 base in 1 codon), with product CLLWGSRVVVPPPLRKQVLGALHKTHPGIVRMKALARSYVWWPGMDEEIEGWVQGCKACQESRPDLPSAPAQSWEAHRKPWSRLHIDFAGPFQDKYFFILVDAYTKWFEVIPVASTSMAAAIRELRRVLCIHGIPDTIVSDNGTAFTSREFRESMQRYLIQHIRSTPFHPTTNGQAERMVRTTKEALGRIVQRDWDHRLATFLFDNRITPNPVTGVSPAELLMGRKLITRLDRLHPDQASDIHSSPEIREAARGFFPGDPVYARNYANGPEWVEGRVLRVIGSLHYNVSMEGGRILRRHIDQIRRRTLPEELAEMRCEEELTTAPPPPRSTLTQPTAPANRGVEPNRSESHLQGAGVPEELQGADNHRPVTFPRGETAAPSATEAGPPGAQATAPTSPTIPRRSTRERTAPAYLWDYVS from the exons tgtctgttatgggggagcagggtggtggttcctccTCCACTGCGGAAACAAGTGTTGGGGGCCCTTCATAAAACACACCCAGGGATTGTacgaatgaaggccttagcacgcagctatgtctggtggccggggatggatgaagaaatagagggttgGGTCCAAGGGTGCAAAGCTTGCCAGGAGTCCCGACCCGATCTGCCCAGCGCCCCTGCACAATCctgggaagcacacaggaagccgtggtccAGACTACACATAGACttcgcagggcccttccag gacaaatatttttttatcttggtggatgcgtACACCAAGTGGTTCGAAGTGATTCCGGTAGCTTCAACCTCAATGGCGGCGGCCATCCGGGAGTTACGCAGGGTCCTATGCATACACGGAATCCCGGACACCATCgtctcagacaacgggacagCCTTCacatcccgggaattccgggagtccATGCAGCGATACCTGATACAGCACATCCGGTCCACCCCCTTCCATCcgaccaccaatggccaagccgagcggatggtgcgcaccacaaaggAAGCACTGGGCCGTATAGTGCAgagggactgggaccaccgcctagccACTTTCCTATTCGATAATAGAATAACTCCTAACCCAGTCacgggggtcagcccagccgagctgttaatgggacggaagctaatcacaagattagataggctgcaccccgaccagGCCTCTGACATACACAGCTCCCCCGAGATCAGAGAAGCGGCCAGGGGATTCTTCCCAGGGGACCCGGTGTACGCGAGGAACTATGCGAACGGCCCCGAGTGGGTTGAGGGCCGGGTGCTTCGAGTAATAGGGTCCCTCCACTACAATGTATCCATGGAGGGAGGCAGGATATtgcggaggcatattgaccagatACGTCGCCGCACCCTGCCGGAGGAACTGGCCGAGATGCGGTGCGAGGAAGAGCTCAcaaccgcacccccccccccaagatctacCCTGACACAGCCAACCGCTCCGGCGAATCGGGGGGTAGAGCCCAACCGTAGCGAGAGCCACCTCCAGGGAGCAGGGGTACCCGAGGAGCTGCAAGGCGCTGACAACCATAGGCCGGTGACCTTCCCACGCGGGGAGACCGCAGCCCCTTCCGCGACGGAGGCTGGGCCCCCGGGGGCACAGGCGACCGCTCCAACTTCACCAACTATCCCAAGGAGGTCTACCCGAGAGCGCACGGCCCCCGCTTACTTGtgggactatgtgtcctga